Proteins encoded in a region of the Pseudomonas viciae genome:
- a CDS encoding formimidoylglutamate deiminase, whose product MSAFFAERALLPSGWANDVRLEVNAEGVLTHLQADAHADGAERLGGPLLPGMPNLHSHAFQRAMAGLAEVAGNPNDSFWTWRDLMYRLVGKISPDQLGIIARQLYIEMLKTGYTSVAEFHYVHHDIDGAPYADPAELALRISHAASAAGIGLTLLPVLYSHSGFGGQAPNDGQRRFINSSENYLKLQARLQPILAKQPAQALGLCFHSLRAVTPGQIQEVLAASDRHCPVHIHIAEQQKEVDDCLSWSGARPLQWLYENTEVDQRWCLVHATHANAQEVSLMAKSRAIAGLCLTTEANLGDGIFPAVDFLAQGGRLGIGSDSHVSLSVVEELRWLEYGQRLRDQRRNRMYRADQPMVGRTLFDAALEGGAQALGQPVGALEIGKRADWLVLDGNDPYLATAQGDGILNRWLFAGGDRQVRDVMVGGRWVVRDGRHAGEEESARAFTQVLRELLG is encoded by the coding sequence ATGTCCGCCTTCTTTGCCGAACGCGCGCTGCTGCCTAGTGGATGGGCCAATGATGTACGTCTTGAGGTCAACGCCGAGGGCGTCCTGACCCATCTCCAGGCCGACGCTCACGCAGACGGCGCCGAACGGCTGGGCGGTCCGCTGCTGCCGGGCATGCCGAACCTGCACTCCCACGCCTTCCAACGGGCCATGGCCGGGTTGGCGGAAGTGGCGGGAAATCCCAACGACAGTTTCTGGACCTGGCGCGACTTGATGTATCGCCTCGTCGGAAAAATCAGCCCCGATCAACTCGGCATCATCGCCCGACAGCTCTACATTGAAATGCTCAAGACCGGTTACACCTCGGTTGCCGAATTCCACTATGTGCACCATGACATCGACGGCGCGCCTTATGCCGACCCGGCGGAACTGGCCTTGCGCATCAGCCACGCCGCCAGCGCCGCCGGCATCGGCCTGACGCTGCTGCCGGTGCTCTACAGTCATTCCGGTTTTGGCGGCCAGGCGCCCAATGACGGGCAGCGTCGCTTCATCAACAGCAGCGAAAACTACCTGAAACTTCAAGCGCGCCTGCAGCCGATCCTGGCCAAACAACCGGCTCAGGCACTGGGTTTGTGTTTTCACTCGCTGCGCGCCGTGACACCTGGCCAGATCCAGGAAGTGCTGGCCGCGAGCGACCGTCACTGCCCGGTGCACATCCACATTGCCGAGCAGCAGAAGGAAGTCGACGACTGCCTGAGCTGGAGCGGCGCTCGTCCGCTGCAATGGCTGTACGAAAACACCGAAGTGGATCAGCGCTGGTGCCTGGTCCACGCCACCCACGCCAACGCCCAGGAAGTCAGCCTCATGGCCAAGAGCCGGGCAATCGCCGGCCTGTGCCTGACCACCGAAGCCAACCTGGGCGACGGGATTTTCCCGGCCGTGGATTTCCTCGCCCAGGGCGGGCGCCTGGGGATCGGCTCCGACAGTCATGTGTCGTTGAGCGTGGTCGAAGAGTTGCGCTGGTTGGAGTACGGCCAGCGCCTGCGGGATCAACGGCGCAACCGCATGTATCGGGCGGATCAGCCGATGGTCGGTCGCACCTTGTTTGATGCTGCTTTGGAGGGTGGCGCCCAAGCTCTGGGGCAACCGGTCGGCGCCCTCGAGATCGGCAAGCGCGCCGACTGGCTGGTGCTCGATGGCAACGATCCGTACCTGGCCACGGCCCAGGGCGACGGGATCCTCAATCGCTGGCTGTTTGCCGGCGGGGATCGCCAGGTGCGCGACGTGATGGTCGGCGGACGGTGGGTGGTGCGCGATGGACGCCATGCCGGGGAAGAAGAAAGCGCCCGAGCGTTTACCCAGGTCTTGCGCGAGCTCTTAGGCTGA
- a CDS encoding outer membrane protein assembly factor BamE: MSLRSIALLCVCVVLTACSKVNQENYSKLSAGMPKAEVETLLGKPTDCSGALGMSSCTWGDQKSFISVQYAGDKVLMFSGQGLK; encoded by the coding sequence ATGTCGCTGCGATCTATTGCCTTGTTGTGTGTGTGCGTCGTGTTGACTGCATGCAGCAAGGTTAACCAGGAAAACTATTCGAAGCTGTCAGCCGGGATGCCCAAGGCAGAAGTCGAAACGTTACTGGGTAAACCGACCGATTGTTCGGGCGCGCTCGGCATGTCCAGTTGCACCTGGGGCGACCAGAAAAGCTTTATCAGCGTGCAGTACGCCGGTGACAAAGTGTTGATGTTTTCCGGCCAAGGCCTGAAGTAA
- a CDS encoding lipocalin family protein: MMRLVLVLLAGLVLAGCATSGEDPLAPKTVSSVNLKRYQGTWYELARLPMYFQRNCAQSEAHYTLKPDGDVGVLNRCLTSDWQWEEARGTATPQVPGKTDKLWVEFDNWFSRIVPGVAKGQYWVLYVSDDYKTAIVGDPSRRYMWLLSRTPTVNSVVREELLSMARQQGYDTTRLIWRASDRQMAKTSD, from the coding sequence ATGATGCGGTTAGTGTTAGTGCTTTTAGCTGGCCTGGTTTTGGCTGGCTGTGCCACTTCTGGCGAAGATCCGTTGGCACCCAAGACGGTCAGCAGCGTCAACCTCAAGCGTTACCAAGGGACCTGGTACGAGTTGGCCCGCCTGCCCATGTATTTCCAGCGCAACTGCGCGCAATCCGAAGCTCATTACACCCTCAAGCCTGACGGCGACGTGGGTGTCCTCAATCGCTGCCTGACTTCGGACTGGCAGTGGGAAGAGGCCCGCGGTACCGCTACGCCACAAGTACCGGGCAAGACCGACAAGCTCTGGGTCGAGTTCGACAACTGGTTTTCGCGGATCGTGCCGGGTGTGGCAAAAGGGCAATACTGGGTGCTGTACGTCAGCGACGACTACAAGACCGCCATTGTCGGCGACCCGAGCCGCCGCTACATGTGGTTGCTGTCCCGCACACCGACCGTCAATAGCGTCGTGCGCGAAGAACTGCTGAGCATGGCGCGTCAGCAGGGCTATGACACGACACGCTTGATCTGGCGAGCGTCGGATCGGCAGATGGCCAAGACTTCGGACTGA
- the hutC gene encoding histidine utilization repressor: MGDSPAPLYARVKQMITQQIDSGNWPPHYRVPSESELVSQLGFSRMTINRALREMTADGLLVRMQGVGTFVAEPKSQSALFEVHNIADEIASRGHRHTCQVITLEEEAAGSERALALDMREGQKVFHSLIVHFENDIPVQIEDRFVNAMVAPEYLKQDFTLQTPYAYLNQVAPLTEGEHVVEAILAEPSECKLLQIERGEPCLLIRRRTWSGRQPVTAARLIHPGSRHSLEGRFHK; this comes from the coding sequence ATGGGTGACAGTCCGGCGCCCTTGTACGCCCGCGTCAAACAGATGATTACCCAGCAGATCGACAGTGGAAACTGGCCGCCGCATTACCGCGTGCCGTCGGAAAGCGAGCTGGTCAGCCAACTGGGCTTCAGCCGCATGACCATCAACCGTGCCCTGCGGGAAATGACCGCTGATGGCCTGTTGGTGCGCATGCAGGGCGTCGGCACGTTCGTGGCCGAACCCAAGAGCCAGTCGGCATTGTTCGAAGTGCATAACATCGCCGACGAGATCGCCTCCCGTGGCCATCGCCACACTTGCCAGGTCATTACCCTGGAAGAAGAGGCCGCCGGTTCCGAGCGCGCCCTGGCCCTGGACATGCGCGAAGGGCAGAAGGTGTTCCACTCGTTGATCGTGCATTTTGAAAACGATATCCCCGTGCAAATCGAGGACCGTTTTGTCAACGCAATGGTGGCGCCTGAATACCTCAAGCAAGATTTCACCCTGCAAACCCCCTACGCCTATTTGAACCAGGTCGCGCCGCTGACCGAAGGCGAGCATGTGGTCGAAGCGATCCTTGCCGAACCGAGCGAGTGCAAGCTGCTGCAGATCGAACGGGGCGAGCCGTGCCTGTTGATCCGTCGCCGCACCTGGTCCGGGCGCCAGCCGGTGACTGCCGCGCGCCTGATTCACCCGGGTTCGCGTCATAGTCTGGAAGGGCGGTTTCATAAATGA
- a CDS encoding purine-cytosine permease family protein — protein sequence MAVSSTRASSKPLIEKRSIDYIPEAERHGRLLSQFTLWMGANLQITAIVTGALAVVLGGDVFWSLIGLLIGQLLGGGVMALHAAQGPKLGLPQMISSRVQFGVYGAAIPIVLVCLMYLGFTATGTVLSGQALGQLFGVSDSVGILIFASVIVLVTVLGYRVIHFIGRVASIIGVIAFVYLFARLMSQTDVGALLQIRHFSWSSFLLAVSLAASWQIAFGPYVADYSRYLPSKTSSVKTFFAAGAGSVIGAQVAMILGVFAAASANGQFAGHEVAYIVGLGGTGATAALLYFSIAFGKVTISTLNSYGSFMCIATIISGFRGHLNVTRLQRLVFVLVIVGAATLIALLGQHSFLGAFKSFILFLLAFFTPWSAINLVDYYCITRERYDVPALADPNGRYGRWNALGISVYVLGVLVQLPFIATKFYTGPLVEAMGGVDISWIIGLVVPAGLYYVAARKWHSAVPDQLILPVEQDAVDAQPSRAGRLQAA from the coding sequence ATGGCTGTCAGTAGCACACGCGCAAGCAGCAAGCCGTTGATCGAGAAACGTTCGATCGACTACATCCCGGAAGCGGAGAGGCACGGCCGATTGTTGAGCCAGTTCACCCTCTGGATGGGGGCCAACCTGCAAATCACGGCAATTGTCACGGGTGCATTGGCGGTGGTGCTTGGCGGTGATGTGTTCTGGTCGTTGATCGGCTTGCTGATCGGCCAACTGCTCGGCGGTGGCGTCATGGCGTTGCATGCCGCGCAAGGACCCAAGCTCGGCCTGCCGCAGATGATCTCCAGCCGGGTGCAGTTTGGTGTGTATGGCGCGGCCATTCCGATCGTGCTGGTGTGCCTGATGTACCTGGGTTTCACCGCAACAGGCACCGTGCTTTCCGGCCAGGCGCTGGGCCAGCTGTTTGGCGTCAGTGACAGTGTCGGCATCCTCATTTTCGCCAGTGTCATCGTGCTGGTCACGGTGCTCGGCTATCGGGTGATTCACTTCATTGGCCGTGTCGCCAGCATCATTGGTGTGATTGCCTTTGTTTACCTGTTCGCTCGCCTGATGAGCCAGACGGACGTCGGCGCACTCCTGCAAATCCGCCATTTCAGCTGGAGCAGCTTCCTGCTGGCGGTGTCGCTCGCGGCATCCTGGCAGATCGCTTTCGGCCCCTACGTGGCTGACTATTCGCGTTACCTGCCGAGCAAGACTTCCTCGGTGAAAACCTTTTTTGCCGCAGGCGCCGGTTCAGTCATCGGCGCACAAGTGGCGATGATCCTCGGCGTGTTTGCCGCCGCCTCGGCCAACGGGCAATTCGCAGGTCACGAAGTGGCCTACATCGTTGGCCTGGGAGGGACCGGCGCCACCGCCGCGCTGCTGTACTTCAGCATCGCGTTTGGCAAGGTGACCATTTCCACGCTGAACTCCTACGGCAGCTTCATGTGCATTGCCACCATCATCAGCGGCTTCCGTGGGCACCTGAACGTAACGCGCTTGCAGCGCCTGGTCTTCGTGCTGGTCATCGTCGGTGCCGCGACCCTGATCGCGCTGCTCGGCCAGCACTCGTTTCTCGGTGCATTCAAGTCCTTCATCCTGTTCTTGCTGGCGTTCTTTACGCCTTGGAGCGCGATCAACCTGGTGGACTACTACTGCATCACTCGCGAGCGCTATGACGTGCCGGCACTGGCTGACCCGAACGGTCGCTACGGGCGTTGGAACGCCCTGGGTATCAGCGTCTATGTATTGGGTGTACTGGTTCAATTGCCGTTCATCGCCACCAAGTTCTATACCGGTCCGCTGGTGGAAGCGATGGGGGGCGTGGATATCTCCTGGATCATCGGCCTGGTGGTGCCGGCGGGGCTGTATTACGTCGCCGCCAGAAAGTGGCATAGCGCCGTACCCGACCAATTGATCCTGCCGGTCGAGCAGGACGCGGTTGACGCACAACCGAGTAGGGCGGGCCGCCTCCAAGCGGCCTGA
- a CDS encoding ABC transporter substrate-binding protein: MKSNKTLLTTLLSMGLLASAGATQAAGWCESGKPVKFAGLNWESGMLLTDVLQVVLEKGYGCKTDSLPGNSITMENALSSNDIQVFAEEWVGRSEVWNKAEKAGKVVGVGAPVVGAIEGWYVPRYVIEGDAKRKLEPKAPGLKNIADLGQYAAVFKDQEEPSKGRFYNCPAGWTCELDNSEMLKSYGLEKTYTNFRPGTGPALDAAVLSSYKRGEPILFYYWSPTPLMGQVDLVKLEEKPGVDKSVSIKVGLSKTFHDEAPELVAVLEKVNLPIDILNQNLGRMAKERIESPKLAKIFLKEHPEVWHAWVSEDAAKKIDAAL, encoded by the coding sequence ATGAAATCGAACAAGACCCTGCTGACCACATTGCTTTCCATGGGCCTGCTGGCCAGCGCCGGCGCCACGCAAGCGGCGGGTTGGTGCGAGTCGGGCAAACCGGTGAAGTTCGCCGGCCTGAACTGGGAAAGCGGCATGCTGCTGACCGACGTCCTGCAAGTGGTGCTGGAAAAAGGCTACGGCTGCAAGACCGACAGCCTGCCAGGCAACTCCATCACCATGGAGAACGCCCTGAGCAGCAACGACATCCAGGTATTTGCCGAAGAGTGGGTCGGCCGCAGTGAAGTCTGGAACAAGGCCGAGAAGGCCGGCAAAGTGGTCGGCGTCGGTGCGCCGGTGGTGGGTGCCATTGAAGGCTGGTACGTGCCGCGCTACGTGATCGAAGGTGACGCCAAACGCAAGCTCGAGCCTAAGGCTCCGGGCCTGAAGAACATCGCTGACCTGGGCCAGTACGCCGCCGTGTTCAAGGATCAGGAGGAGCCGTCCAAAGGCCGTTTCTATAACTGCCCGGCCGGTTGGACCTGCGAGCTGGACAACAGCGAAATGCTGAAAAGTTATGGCCTGGAAAAAACCTACACCAACTTCCGTCCAGGCACCGGCCCGGCCTTGGATGCGGCGGTGCTGTCGAGCTACAAGCGTGGCGAGCCGATCCTGTTCTACTACTGGTCGCCAACACCGCTGATGGGCCAGGTGGACCTGGTGAAACTGGAAGAAAAACCGGGCGTGGATAAAAGCGTGAGTATCAAGGTCGGCCTGTCCAAGACCTTCCACGACGAAGCCCCGGAACTGGTGGCGGTGCTGGAAAAGGTCAACCTGCCCATCGATATCCTGAACCAGAACCTCGGCCGTATGGCCAAGGAGCGGATCGAGTCGCCGAAACTGGCGAAGATCTTCCTGAAGGAACATCCTGAAGTCTGGCACGCCTGGGTCAGTGAAGACGCGGCCAAGAAAATCGACGCGGCTCTGTAG
- a CDS encoding quaternary amine ABC transporter ATP-binding protein: MNNATVSKIEVKNVFKIFGNRSKEALELIRQNKTKDQVLADTGCVVGVNDLSLSIGTGEIFVIMGLSGSGKSTLVRHFNRLIDPTSGAILVDGEDILQLDMDALREFRRHKISMVFQSFGLLPHKSVLDNVAYGLKVRGESKQVCAERALHWINTVGLKGYENKYPHQLSGGMRQRVGLARALAADTDIILMDEAFSALDPLIRAEMQDQLLELQKTLHKTIVFITHDLDEAVRIGNRIAILKDGKLIQVGTPREILHSPADEYVDRFVQRRAAVV, translated from the coding sequence ATGAACAACGCAACCGTCAGCAAAATCGAAGTCAAAAACGTCTTCAAGATTTTCGGCAATCGCTCCAAGGAAGCCCTGGAACTGATCCGCCAGAACAAGACCAAGGATCAGGTGCTGGCCGATACCGGTTGCGTCGTCGGTGTGAACGACCTGTCATTGAGCATCGGCACGGGGGAGATCTTCGTGATCATGGGCCTGTCGGGTTCCGGCAAGTCCACCCTGGTGCGGCACTTCAATCGACTGATCGATCCTACCAGCGGCGCGATCCTGGTGGACGGCGAAGACATCCTGCAACTGGACATGGACGCCCTGCGCGAATTTCGTCGGCACAAGATCAGCATGGTGTTCCAGAGCTTCGGCCTGTTGCCCCACAAGAGCGTGCTGGACAACGTCGCCTACGGTTTGAAAGTGCGCGGCGAGAGCAAACAAGTGTGCGCCGAACGGGCGCTGCACTGGATCAACACCGTGGGCCTGAAGGGCTACGAGAACAAATACCCGCACCAGCTCTCCGGCGGCATGCGCCAGCGCGTGGGCCTGGCCCGAGCCTTGGCGGCGGACACCGACATCATCCTGATGGACGAAGCCTTCAGCGCCCTCGACCCGCTGATCCGTGCGGAAATGCAGGACCAGTTGCTGGAACTGCAAAAGACCCTGCACAAGACCATCGTGTTCATCACCCACGACCTCGACGAGGCCGTGCGCATCGGCAACCGCATCGCGATCCTCAAGGACGGCAAGCTGATCCAGGTCGGCACGCCCCGGGAGATCCTGCACTCGCCGGCGGATGAGTATGTCGATCGGTTTGTGCAGCGGCGTGCGGCGGTGGTTTGA
- a CDS encoding ABC transporter permease yields MFPESFTFSIADWVNGWVDSLVTNYGDVFRHISDTLLWAIVNLEGLLRMAPWWLMLAIVGGVAWHATRKVVATAVIVGLLFLVGAVGLWDKLMQTLALMLVATLISVLIGIPLGILSARSNRLRSVLMPLLDIMQTMPSFVYLIPVLMLFGLGKVPAIFATVIYAAPPLIRLTDLGIRQVDGEVMEAINAFGANRWQQLFGVQLPLALPSIMAGINQTTMMALSMVVIASMIGARGLGEDVLVGIQTLNVGRGLEAGLAIVILAVVIDRITQAYGRPRHEVSK; encoded by the coding sequence ATGTTTCCCGAAAGCTTTACCTTCTCTATTGCCGACTGGGTCAACGGTTGGGTCGACTCCCTGGTGACCAACTATGGCGATGTGTTCCGGCACATCTCCGACACCTTGCTGTGGGCCATCGTCAACCTCGAAGGCCTGCTGCGCATGGCGCCCTGGTGGCTGATGCTGGCCATCGTCGGCGGCGTTGCCTGGCACGCCACCCGCAAAGTCGTGGCCACGGCAGTGATCGTCGGGCTGCTGTTTCTGGTGGGCGCGGTGGGCCTGTGGGACAAACTGATGCAGACCCTCGCCCTGATGCTGGTGGCGACGCTGATCTCGGTGTTGATCGGCATTCCGCTGGGCATCCTCTCGGCGCGCAGCAATCGCCTGCGTTCGGTGCTGATGCCGTTGCTGGACATCATGCAGACCATGCCGAGCTTCGTGTACCTGATTCCGGTGTTGATGCTGTTTGGCCTGGGCAAGGTCCCGGCGATTTTCGCCACGGTGATCTACGCCGCGCCGCCACTGATTCGCCTGACCGACCTGGGCATTCGCCAGGTAGACGGCGAAGTGATGGAAGCCATCAACGCCTTCGGCGCCAACCGCTGGCAGCAGCTGTTCGGCGTGCAACTGCCCCTGGCCCTGCCGAGCATCATGGCCGGGATCAACCAGACCACCATGATGGCCTTGTCGATGGTCGTCATCGCTTCGATGATCGGCGCCCGAGGCCTGGGTGAAGACGTACTGGTGGGCATCCAGACCCTCAACGTCGGACGCGGCCTGGAAGCCGGGCTGGCGATCGTGATTCTCGCCGTGGTCATCGACCGCATTACCCAGGCCTATGGTCGTCCTCGGCATGAGGTGAGCAAATGA
- a CDS encoding HutD family protein: MSQIKVLRAADYPRMPWKNGGGSTEEITRDAGTGLEGFGWRLSIADIAESGGFSTFAGYERIISVLQGDGMTLSVDGQATRPLHPLDPFAFSGESHVHCTLLGGPIRDFNLIYAPQRYRARLQWMTGEQRFFSEAGTVLVFSADPGLAIKIGESIADLGLYDCLQLSGNTGLLDVSIHGQCCVIELTAR, encoded by the coding sequence ATGAGTCAGATCAAAGTCCTCCGTGCCGCAGACTATCCCCGCATGCCTTGGAAGAATGGCGGCGGCAGCACCGAGGAAATCACCCGTGATGCCGGCACTGGCCTGGAAGGTTTCGGCTGGCGCCTGTCGATTGCCGATATCGCTGAGTCGGGTGGATTTTCCACCTTCGCCGGTTACGAGCGGATCATCAGCGTCCTGCAAGGTGATGGCATGACGTTGAGCGTCGATGGCCAGGCCACGCGACCTTTGCATCCGCTGGACCCCTTTGCGTTCAGCGGTGAGAGCCATGTCCATTGCACGCTGCTGGGCGGGCCGATTCGCGACTTCAATCTGATCTATGCGCCGCAGCGTTACCGCGCGCGGTTGCAATGGATGACTGGCGAGCAGCGGTTTTTCAGCGAGGCGGGGACGGTGCTGGTGTTCAGCGCGGACCCAGGATTGGCGATCAAGATTGGCGAGTCCATCGCCGACTTGGGTCTCTACGACTGTTTGCAACTGAGCGGTAACACCGGGTTGCTGGACGTCTCTATCCACGGGCAATGCTGTGTGATCGAGCTGACTGCCCGCTAA
- the hutU gene encoding urocanate hydratase, whose translation MTDATRKPEKYRDVEIRAPRGNTLTAKSWLTEAPLRMLMNNLDPEVAENPKELVVYGGIGRAARNWECYDKIVEGLTNLNDDETLLVQSGKPVGVFKTHSNAPRVLIANSNLVPHWATWEHFNELDAKGLAMYGQMTAGSWIYIGSQGIVQGTYETFVEAGRQHYNDDLKGKWVLTAGLGGMGGAQPLAATLAGACSLNIECQQVSIDFRLKTRYVDEQATDLDDALVRIAKYTAEGKAISIALCGNAAEILPEMVRRGVRPDMVTDQTSAHDPLNGYLPAGWTWDQYRARAKTEPAAVVKAAKQSMAVHVKAMLDFQKMGVPTFDYGNNIRQMAQEEGVENAFDFPGFVPAYIRPLFCRGIGPFRWAALSGDPQDIYKTDAKVKELIPDDAHLHNWLDMARERISFQGLPARICWVGLGQRAKLGLAFNEMVRSGELSAPIVIGRDHLDSGSVASPNRETESMQDGSDAVSDWPLLNALLNTASGATWVSLHHGGGVGMGFSQHSGMVIVCDGTDEAAERIARVLHNDPGTGVMRHADAGYQIAIDCAKEQGLNLPMITGK comes from the coding sequence GTGACCGACGCTACCCGCAAACCTGAAAAGTACCGTGACGTTGAAATCCGCGCCCCCCGCGGTAACACGCTGACCGCCAAGAGCTGGCTGACCGAAGCGCCGCTGCGCATGTTGATGAACAATCTCGACCCGGAAGTGGCGGAGAACCCAAAGGAGCTGGTGGTCTACGGCGGCATCGGTCGCGCGGCGCGTAACTGGGAGTGCTACGACAAGATCGTCGAAGGCCTGACCAATCTGAATGACGACGAAACCTTGCTGGTGCAATCCGGCAAGCCGGTAGGCGTGTTCAAGACCCACAGCAACGCGCCTCGCGTACTGATCGCCAACTCCAACCTGGTGCCGCACTGGGCCACTTGGGAACACTTCAACGAACTCGACGCCAAGGGTCTGGCCATGTACGGCCAGATGACCGCCGGCAGCTGGATCTACATCGGCAGCCAGGGCATCGTGCAAGGCACTTATGAAACCTTCGTCGAGGCCGGTCGCCAGCACTACAACGATGACCTGAAAGGCAAGTGGGTCCTGACCGCCGGCCTGGGTGGCATGGGCGGTGCGCAACCGTTGGCCGCGACCCTGGCCGGTGCTTGCTCGCTGAACATCGAGTGCCAGCAGGTGAGTATCGATTTCCGTCTCAAGACCCGCTACGTCGATGAGCAGGCCACTGACCTGGACGATGCCCTGGTCCGTATTGCGAAATACACCGCAGAAGGCAAGGCGATTTCCATCGCGCTGTGTGGGAACGCTGCCGAAATCCTGCCGGAAATGGTCCGTCGCGGTGTGCGTCCAGACATGGTCACCGACCAGACCAGCGCCCACGATCCCCTCAACGGTTACCTGCCGGCCGGTTGGACCTGGGACCAATACCGTGCCCGCGCCAAGACCGAGCCGGCTGCCGTGGTCAAGGCCGCCAAGCAATCAATGGCCGTCCACGTGAAGGCCATGTTGGACTTCCAGAAAATGGGCGTGCCGACTTTTGACTATGGCAACAACATCCGCCAGATGGCCCAGGAAGAGGGTGTCGAAAATGCCTTCGATTTCCCTGGCTTCGTTCCAGCCTACATCCGTCCGCTGTTCTGCCGTGGTATCGGCCCGTTCCGCTGGGCCGCGCTGTCGGGTGATCCGCAGGACATCTACAAGACCGACGCCAAGGTCAAGGAACTGATCCCCGACGACGCCCACCTGCACAACTGGCTGGACATGGCGCGCGAGCGCATCAGCTTCCAGGGCCTGCCGGCACGTATCTGCTGGGTCGGCCTGGGCCAGCGCGCCAAGCTGGGCTTGGCGTTCAACGAAATGGTGCGCAGCGGCGAATTGTCCGCCCCGATCGTGATCGGCCGCGACCACTTGGATTCCGGTTCCGTGGCCAGCCCCAACCGTGAAACCGAATCCATGCAGGACGGTTCCGATGCGGTCTCTGACTGGCCGCTGCTCAACGCCTTGCTCAATACCGCCAGCGGCGCGACCTGGGTGTCGCTGCACCACGGTGGCGGCGTCGGCATGGGCTTCTCCCAGCACTCGGGCATGGTGATTGTCTGCGACGGCACCGATGAAGCGGCTGAGCGTATCGCCCGCGTGCTGCACAACGACCCAGGCACTGGCGTGATGCGCCATGCCGATGCGGGTTACCAGATCGCGATTGATTGCGCCAAGGAGCAGGGGCTGAATCTGCCGATGATCACCGGCAAGTAA